A part of Capsicum annuum cultivar UCD-10X-F1 chromosome 6, UCD10Xv1.1, whole genome shotgun sequence genomic DNA contains:
- the LOC107874951 gene encoding uncharacterized protein LOC107874951, producing the protein MVSLDSASTSLDPNSSPRISFSADFLDDENFISITPNSQSEKSREKELQTAEFEFLSSNFTSGNMTTADELIFEGKLLPYWQIHHVEKLNKISLKTKHLETEQVNKKQGISKDDQSRQVNWFIDEDPSPRPPTCTVLWKELLRLKKQKQRPSSLSPSSSSSSSSSSNPENSTTDESKEKHVVDKIKKRLERSKSATIRVRPLINVPICTQGKNNATPPIFPLKKGRVER; encoded by the coding sequence ATGGTGTCCTTAGATTCTGCATCCACATCTCTTGATCCAAACTCAAGTCCCCGAATTTCCTTCTCTGCAGACTTTCTTGATGACGAAAACTTCATATCCATTACTCCAAATTCTCAATCAGAGAAAAGCCGGGAAAAAGAGCTTCAGACAGCAGAATTTGAGTTCTTATCCAGCAATTTTACAAGTGGAAACATGACAACAGCCGATGAGCTAATATTTGAAGGCAAATTACTTCCCTATTGGCAAATCCACCATGTCGAAAAACTGAACAAGATTAGCCTCAAAACAAAGCATCTTGAAACGGAGCAAGTGAATAAAAAACAGGGTATTAGTAAAGATGATCAGAGTAGGCAAGTGAATTGGTTTATTGATGAAGACCCATCTCCTAGGCCACCAACATGCACTGTTTTATGGAAAGAGTTATTGAGACTGAAAAAGCAAAAACAGAGGCCTTCCTCTTTGTCaccttcttcctcttcttcttcttcttcaagctCGAATCCTGAAAATTCGACAACAGAtgaaagcaaagagaagcatgtGGTGGACAAGATAAAGAAAAGATTGGAGAGATCAAAATCAGCAACTATAAGAGTAAGACCTTTGATTAATGTGCCAATTTGTACACAAGGGAAAAACAATGCAACACCACCTATTTTCCCCCTTAAGAAAGGAAGAGTGGAGAGGTGA